The following coding sequences are from one Bos indicus x Bos taurus breed Angus x Brahman F1 hybrid chromosome 5, Bos_hybrid_MaternalHap_v2.0, whole genome shotgun sequence window:
- the INHBE gene encoding inhibin beta E chain has translation MGLLKVQLQLVLLWALVWAQVAGSACPSCGGPTLAPQAERALVLKLAKQQILEGLQLTSRPRLTHPPPKAVLTRALRRLQRGRVVPANGEQVISFAVLTDSSTATCSSTLTFHLSTPRSHHLYHARLWLQVLPTLPGPLSLRIFRWGGRRRGRGSRVFLAEHQLTTPGWHALTLPSSGLKREESGVLKLRLDCSPLEGNRTVTPQLLDTAGEQRPFLELKTRPKLPGAGRARRRTPSCEPATPLCCRRDHYVDFQELGWRDWILQPEGYRLNYCSGQCPPHLAGSPGIAASFHSAVFSLLKANNPWPLGTSCCVPTARRPLSLLYLDRDGNVVKTDVPDMVVEACGCS, from the exons ATGGGACTCCTCAAGGTCCAGCTCCAGCTGGTGCTGCTGTGGGCACTGGTGTGGGCACAGGTGGCAGGGTCTGCGTGTCCCTCCTGTGGGGGCCCCACACTGGCACCCCAAGCAGAGCGAGCTCTGGTCCTCAAGCTGGCCAAGCAGCAAATCCTTGAGGGACTACAGCTGACCAGTCGTCCCCGGCTGACTCATCCTCCACCCAAGGCGGTGCTCACCAGAGCCCTCCGGAGACTGCAGCGGGGAAGAGTGGTTCCAGCGAATGGGGAGCAGGTCATCAGCTTTGCTGTCCTCACAG ACTCCTCCACCGCCACCTGCAGCTCCACACTCACCTTCCACCTGTCCACTCCTCGGTCCCACCACCTGTATCATGCTCGCCTCTGGCTGCAAGTGCTCCCCACCCTTCCCGGCCCTCTTTCCTTGAGGATTTTCCGatgggggggcaggaggagaggccgAGGGTCCCGCGTCTTTCTGGCTGAGCACCAGTTGACAACCCCGGGCTGGCACGCCCTAACTCTGCCCTCTAGCGGCTTGAAGCGTGAGGAGTCTGGTGTCTTGAAACTCCGACTGGACTGCAGTCCCCTAGAAGGCAACCGCACTGTCACCCCACAGCTCCTGGACACAGCAGGAGAGCAGCGGCCCTTCCTGGAACTTAAGACCCGGCCCAAATTGCCTGGAGCAGGCCGGGCCAGGAGGAGGACCCCCAGCTGTGAGCCCGCGACCCCCTTATGCTGTCGGCGAGACCATTATGTAGACTTCCAGGAGCTGGGATGGCGGGATTGGATCCTGCAACCCGAGGGGTACCGGCTGAATTACTGCAGTGGCCAGTGTCCCCCCCACCTGGCTGGCAGCCCTGGCATTGCCGCCTCCTTCCATTCCGCTGTCTTCAGTCTCCTCAAGGCTAACAACCCTTGGCCCTTGGGTACTTCTTGCTGTGTCCCTACTGCCCGAaggcctctctctctcctctaccTTGACCGTGATGGCAACGTGGTCAAGACAGATGTGCCGGATATGGTGGTAGAGGCCTGTGGCTGCAGCTAG